Genomic window (Meiothermus sp. CFH 77666):
GGGGGACAACGTCACCTTCACGGTGGAGCTGATCAAGCCCATTGCCATGGAGGAAGGTCTGCGCTTCGCCATCCGCGAGGGCGGTCGCACCGTGGGTGCGGGTGTGGTGGCGAAGATTCTCGAGTAAGGAGGCCCTGAATGCCAAAGATTCGTATCAAACTTCGGGGCTTCGACCACAAGAGCTTGGACGCTTCGGCTGCCAAGATTGTGGAAACCGCCCGCCGTAGCGGCGCGCAGGTAGCCGGCCCGGTGCCGCTGCCAACCCGCATCCGCCGCTTTACTGTGCTGCGGGGCCCTTTCAAACATAAAGACAGCCGCGAGCACTTTGAGCTGCGTACCCACAACCGCCTGGTGGACATCACCGACCCCACCCCCAAGACCATCGAGGGGCTTCGCAACCTTGACCTGCCCACCGGCGTCGAGATTGAACTCAAGATGGTAGGAGGCCGCTAATGAAGGGCATCCTTGGAACCAAAGTCGGTATGACCCAGGTCTGGAAGGGCGATAAAGCCGTCCCGGTCACGGTGATTCTGGCAGGGCCCTGTCCTGTGGTGCAGCGCAAAACCGTCGATCGGGATGGCTACGAAGCCGTTCAACTAGGTTTCCAGAGCCAGAAGGCCCAGCGGGTCAACAAGCCGGCCAAGGGGCATTTTGCCAAGGCAGGCGTCGAGCCGGTGAAGTTCCTGCGGGAGCTGCGGGGCTTCAACCCCGAGGGCGATACCGTCACGGTGGGCATTTTCAACCCGGGTGAAATAGTAGATGTCACCGGCACCTCCAAAGGCCACGGCTTTACGGGCGTTATGAAGAAGTGGAACTTTGCGGGTGGGTACGATTCCCACGGCGCTCACAAGGTTCACCGCCACGGTGGCTCGATTGGTAACCGCAAGACCCCGGGCCGGGTTTTCAAAGGCAAGAAGATGGCCGGACGTTGGGGCAACGAAAAAGTGACCATCCAGGGCCTCGAGGTGGTGGATGTGCTCGAGGGCGAGAACCTGATTCTGGTCAAGGGCTCGGTGCCTGGGGCTAACGGTAGCCTGGTGGTGGTGCGTCAGACCAGCAAAGTGCCTGCCCTCAAGGCCGGAAAGGGAGGTAAGTGATGTACAGCCTTCCGGTACTCGGAAGCAACAAGACGGTGGAAGCCGCCCTGCCCGAAAAGGTAAACAGCCACGTGCTCTACGAGGTGGTGCGCTGGCAACTGGCCTCGCGCCGCCGGGGTACTGCCGCTACCAAGACCCGTGGCATGGTGAACTTCACCACCAAGAAGATGTACGGGCAAAAGCACACCGGGCGGGCCCGCCACGGCGACTACGGCGCGCCCATCTTTGTGGGGGGTGGCACGGTTTTCGGCCCGCAACCGCGTGACTACAGCTACACCCTGCCCAAAAAAGTACGCAAGCTGGGGCTGGGTATGGCCCTTGCCGACCGCGCCAAGGAAGGCAAGCTCTTCCTGGTCGAAGACTTCAAGGGCGTGAACGGTAAAACCAAAGAGTTCGTGGCCTGGCTCAAAGCCCACGGCCTCGAGGGCCAGTCCATCCTTTTGGTTACCAGCGACGAGAAAGTGGCCCGCGCTGCCCGCAACCTGCCCAAGGTGCGGGTGCTGGCCCCCGAGGGCCTCAACGTCTACGACATCATGCGCCAGGAAGCCCTGGTGATGGAGGCCAGCGCCTGGGAAGGCGTCCAGGCTCGAGTGAGCCAGGCCGAGGGGGGTGAAGCCTGATGAAAACGCCCCACGACATCATCATCCAGCCCGTCTTGTCGGAGAAAGCCTACGGTCGCTTTGCTGAAGGAACCTATACCTTCTGGGTACACCCCAAAGCCAACAAGACCGAGATTGCCAATGCCGTAGAGGCTGCCTTCAAGGTCAAGGTGGTGCGGGTCAATACCCAGAACACCCTGGGTAAAGACAAGCGCCTGGGCCGCTTTGCCGGCAAGCGCCCCGACCGTAAGAAAGCCATCGTGACGGTGGCTGCCGGGCAGAAGATCGAAGCCCTGGAAGGACTGATCTGATCGGTACGTCCCGATCTTCGGGGGCTTTATCTAAAGGGGGGTGGGAAGTAGGTGGTGGGTTGAAAAGAACAGAAATCAAGCTGCTTTTCCACGCCCCACCGCCCCCACCCAGACCGCCTCGAGACCGAGTGGTGCGACCCGTTTTGCGAGCCGTACCAATGAAGGGGCACAAAATCCACTTGGAACCAGGACGACTCGGTTAGTCCGTATCAGGTGAGAGGAACCAACAATGGCAGTAAAGAAGTTCAGACCCTATACCCCATCGCGCCGCACCATGACGGTGGCGGATTTCTCCGGCCTGACCAAAAAGCGCCCGGAGAAGAGCCTCACTGCCCCGATGAAAAAGACCGGGGGGCGCAACAACCAGGGCCGCACCACCAGCCGGTTCATTTCCGGGGGGCACAAGCAGCTCTACCGCATTATTGACTTCCGCCGCCGGGACAAGGCCGGTATTCCGGCCCGGGTAGCAGCCCTCGAGTACGACCCCAACCGCACCGCGCGTATTGCCCTGCTGTTTTACCGCGACGGCGAAAAGCGCTACATCCTGGCGCCCGATAGCCTGCAGGTCAACAGCACCGTAGTCAGCGGGCCCGAAGCCGCCATCGCGGTGGGGAACGCCTTGCCTCTGCGCTTTATCCCGGTGGGTACGGTGATTCATGCTGTTGAGCTCGAGCCCGGTAAAGGGGCCAAAATGGCCCGCAGCGCGGGCACTAGCGTGCAAGTACAGGGCCGTGAAGGCGATTACGTGATCCTGCGGCTCCCCTCGGGTGAGCTGCGCAAGGTACACGGCGAGTGCTACGCCACTATTGGGGTGGTTTCGAACGCTGACCACAAGAACATTGTGCTTGGGAAAGCCGGTCGCACGCGCCACCTGGGTCGCAAGGGCCATGTACGTGGTACGGTCATGAACCCGGTAGACCACCCGCACGGGGGTGGCGAAGGCCGGGCTCCGCGGGGTCGTCCGCCGGTTTCGCCCTGGGGCCAGCAGGCCAAAGGTCTCAAGACCCGCAAGAAAAAGAAGCCCTCGAGCGCGCTTATCGTGTCTCGTCGCAAGTAGAGGTGAACTATGCCACGCAGCTTGAAAAAAGGAGTCTTTGTGGAAAGCCACCTGCTGGAAAAAGTCGAGG
Coding sequences:
- the rpsJ gene encoding 30S ribosomal protein S10, encoding MPKIRIKLRGFDHKSLDASAAKIVETARRSGAQVAGPVPLPTRIRRFTVLRGPFKHKDSREHFELRTHNRLVDITDPTPKTIEGLRNLDLPTGVEIELKMVGGR
- the rplC gene encoding 50S ribosomal protein L3; protein product: MKGILGTKVGMTQVWKGDKAVPVTVILAGPCPVVQRKTVDRDGYEAVQLGFQSQKAQRVNKPAKGHFAKAGVEPVKFLRELRGFNPEGDTVTVGIFNPGEIVDVTGTSKGHGFTGVMKKWNFAGGYDSHGAHKVHRHGGSIGNRKTPGRVFKGKKMAGRWGNEKVTIQGLEVVDVLEGENLILVKGSVPGANGSLVVVRQTSKVPALKAGKGGK
- the rplD gene encoding 50S ribosomal protein L4 — encoded protein: MYSLPVLGSNKTVEAALPEKVNSHVLYEVVRWQLASRRRGTAATKTRGMVNFTTKKMYGQKHTGRARHGDYGAPIFVGGGTVFGPQPRDYSYTLPKKVRKLGLGMALADRAKEGKLFLVEDFKGVNGKTKEFVAWLKAHGLEGQSILLVTSDEKVARAARNLPKVRVLAPEGLNVYDIMRQEALVMEASAWEGVQARVSQAEGGEA
- a CDS encoding 50S ribosomal protein L23; this translates as MKTPHDIIIQPVLSEKAYGRFAEGTYTFWVHPKANKTEIANAVEAAFKVKVVRVNTQNTLGKDKRLGRFAGKRPDRKKAIVTVAAGQKIEALEGLI
- the rplB gene encoding 50S ribosomal protein L2, with translation MAVKKFRPYTPSRRTMTVADFSGLTKKRPEKSLTAPMKKTGGRNNQGRTTSRFISGGHKQLYRIIDFRRRDKAGIPARVAALEYDPNRTARIALLFYRDGEKRYILAPDSLQVNSTVVSGPEAAIAVGNALPLRFIPVGTVIHAVELEPGKGAKMARSAGTSVQVQGREGDYVILRLPSGELRKVHGECYATIGVVSNADHKNIVLGKAGRTRHLGRKGHVRGTVMNPVDHPHGGGEGRAPRGRPPVSPWGQQAKGLKTRKKKKPSSALIVSRRK